One genomic window of Struthio camelus isolate bStrCam1 chromosome 1, bStrCam1.hap1, whole genome shotgun sequence includes the following:
- the LOC138065747 gene encoding ankyrin repeat domain-containing protein 7-like, which translates to EKELGKLHRAAASGDLARVRRRRWLPRVGLDGRDKAKRTPLHLACANGHAEVVLYLVERKCKLNPRDNFKRSPLMKAVQCQHEGCVAILLAHGADANLADANGNTALHLAALAPNTCLAGQLLAHNAHLDAQNKMGYTPLSLAVSAHHVEMVEFLLSKGADVHARDQSERTPLMLAASAGDVSMIEVLLGYGADLCQKDVLGWTAEA; encoded by the exons gagaaggagctgggcaagctgcaccgcgcggccgccagcggcgacctggcgcgggtgcggcggcggcggtggctgccgagagtcggcctcgacgggcgggacaaggcgaagcg gacacctctgcatctggcttgcgctaacggacatgcggaggttgtcttgtacttagtagagaggaagtgcaagctaaatcctcgtgacaacttcaagagatcgccactgatgaag gcagtgcagtgccagcacgaaggctgcgtcgccattctgctagcgcatggcgccgacgctaaccttgcggatgctaacggcaacactgcccttcacctggctgcccttgctcctaacacctgcctagcagggcagttactggcgcacaacgcccatcttgatgcgcagaataag atgggatacacgcccctttctctggccgtgtccgcgcatcacgtagagatggtggagttcctgcttagcaaaggagccgacgtgcacgctcgagatcagtcggaaag gacccctctgatgcttgccgcctctgccggggacgtgagcatgatagaagttcttcttggctatggtgctgacctttgccagaaagacgttcttggatggacagcggaggct